A genomic window from Salvelinus sp. IW2-2015 linkage group LG13, ASM291031v2, whole genome shotgun sequence includes:
- the LOC112081210 gene encoding uncharacterized protein isoform X1: MANSNCMVFHTQIASVMEVLANAAVAEICKLVDDDYAVFRLEITQGQKENRALRRKLLEVKVARERAEKTLRERVLTSRPSSVKILDRYRGLARGEGHLTGGHRSFAKPAGRNTWRDDQPITFDEGSGTSTQHVILIEVNSADVEAAGPGESSLVKQERIEGEEDPQHSRDIRTGAAAVLVPPVATNHLSTAVPLPRARCSITEVSGTQNAVLKSETDTKTLTVTQRLLHTGSDHRLDPERQELGKLGCPLAPRSEYLLYGNPRPRTVHSHRDPGNALETGNDPSCSYSTEMDPGNMPLGLETQTDLSRDDWNQYSSSVYSKGCQDEKGEGLVVDEVTVKVEGDAPLAWNVDETHLGEGHSQGRDFLDYRGSLKTNLNVATHSPLDTFRDRDPVSTSMGSSDSHGRVFFDQVLNSNDTARAQAQGGVTTSGNSKEKRFRCMFCNKGFSCPQKVEIHQRVHTGEKPFSCTQCHMRFALAGNLKRHQRVHTGEKPFSCPQCEKRFSQAGDLKRHQRVHTGEKPFSCTQCDMRFALAGNLKMHLKVHTGEKQFACTHCGKSFSERSYLSIHQQKNHSTL; this comes from the exons atggctaactctaactgtatggtttttcataCTCAAATAGCCTCCGTCATGGAGGtactagcgaatgcagccgtggcagagatctgtaaactcgtagacgacgactatgcagtgtttcgtttagAAATAACTCAaggccagaaagaaaacagggcattACGGAGGAAACTACTGGAAGTTaaggtggcacgggagcgcgcagagaaGACATTACGAGAGCGCGTCCTCACCAGTCGacccagtagtgtcaagatcctcgacaGATACAGAGGattggcaagag gtgaaggacatctcactggaggccacaggagctttgcGAAGCCAGCGGGAcgcaatacatggagagatgaccaaccaataaCTTTTGATGAGGGGAgcggaacctcaacccagcacgttATCTTGATAGAGGTTAAT tctgcagatgtagaggctgcaggtcctggagaATCATCTCTGGTCAAGCAGGAGAGgattgaaggagaggaggacccacaacacagcagagacatccgGACTGGAGCAGCGGCtgtactggtacctcctgtaGCCACGAATCACTTATCCACCGCCGTGCCCCTGCCCAGGGCCCGAtgcagcatcacggaggtcagtggaacacagaacgccgtcctcaagtcagagacggACACCaagactttaactgtaacacaaaggcttttacacacaggatctgaccacaggCTAGACCCAGAGAGACAGGAGCTGGGGAAACTGGGCTGTCCACTTGCTCCCAGATCAGAGTATTTACTTTACGGTAACCCGAGACCGAGGACGGTTCATTCCCATCGGGACCCAGGTAACGCGTTAGAGACTGGCAATGATCCGTCTTGTTCTTACtctacagagatggaccctggcaacatgcccttgggtttagagacacagactgatctgtctagagacgactggaaccagtacagtagtagtgtatactctaaAGGGTGCCAAGATGagaaaggggagggtctggttgtagatgaggtgactgtgaaagtggagggggATGCTCCTCTGGCATGGAATGTAGACGAGACTCACTTAGGAGAAGGACACTCACAaggcagagatttcttagattacaggggAAGCTTAAAGACTAATCTAAATGTCGCCACCCACTCCCCTTTAGACACATTCAGGGATCGCGACCCAGTGTCCACTTCGATGGGGTCTTCCGATTCACACGGCCGCGTCTTTTTTGATCAGGTTTTGAACTCAAACGACACGGCTAGAGCCCAGGCTCAGGGAGGGGTAACaacatcaggcaatagtaaagagaaacggttccgttgcatgttctgtaacaaaggcttcagctgccctCAGAAGGTGGAAAttcaccagagggtccacactggggagaaacccttcagctgtacccagtgtcacatgcgcttcgccctggctggcaacctgaagagacatcagagggtccacacaggggagaaacccttcagctgcccccagtgtgagaagagattctcccaggctggtgacctgaagaggcaccagagggtccacacaggggagaaacccttcagctgtacccagtgtgacATGCGCTTCGCCCTGGCTGGCaacctgaagatgcacctgaaggtccacacgggagaaaAGCAGTTTGCCTGTACACACTGCGGGAAGAgcttctcagagaggagctacctcagtatacaccagcagaaaaaccattccactctataa
- the LOC112081210 gene encoding uncharacterized protein isoform X2, whose amino-acid sequence MANSNCMVFHTQIASVMEVLANAAVAEICKLVDDDYAVFRLEITQGQKENRALRRKLLEVKVARERAEKTLRERVLTSRPSSVKILDRYRGLARGEGHLTGGHRSFAKPAGRNTWRDDQPITFDEGSGTSTQHVILIESADVEAAGPGESSLVKQERIEGEEDPQHSRDIRTGAAAVLVPPVATNHLSTAVPLPRARCSITEVSGTQNAVLKSETDTKTLTVTQRLLHTGSDHRLDPERQELGKLGCPLAPRSEYLLYGNPRPRTVHSHRDPGNALETGNDPSCSYSTEMDPGNMPLGLETQTDLSRDDWNQYSSSVYSKGCQDEKGEGLVVDEVTVKVEGDAPLAWNVDETHLGEGHSQGRDFLDYRGSLKTNLNVATHSPLDTFRDRDPVSTSMGSSDSHGRVFFDQVLNSNDTARAQAQGGVTTSGNSKEKRFRCMFCNKGFSCPQKVEIHQRVHTGEKPFSCTQCHMRFALAGNLKRHQRVHTGEKPFSCPQCEKRFSQAGDLKRHQRVHTGEKPFSCTQCDMRFALAGNLKMHLKVHTGEKQFACTHCGKSFSERSYLSIHQQKNHSTL is encoded by the exons atggctaactctaactgtatggtttttcataCTCAAATAGCCTCCGTCATGGAGGtactagcgaatgcagccgtggcagagatctgtaaactcgtagacgacgactatgcagtgtttcgtttagAAATAACTCAaggccagaaagaaaacagggcattACGGAGGAAACTACTGGAAGTTaaggtggcacgggagcgcgcagagaaGACATTACGAGAGCGCGTCCTCACCAGTCGacccagtagtgtcaagatcctcgacaGATACAGAGGattggcaagag gtgaaggacatctcactggaggccacaggagctttgcGAAGCCAGCGGGAcgcaatacatggagagatgaccaaccaataaCTTTTGATGAGGGGAgcggaacctcaacccagcacgttATCTTGATAGAG tctgcagatgtagaggctgcaggtcctggagaATCATCTCTGGTCAAGCAGGAGAGgattgaaggagaggaggacccacaacacagcagagacatccgGACTGGAGCAGCGGCtgtactggtacctcctgtaGCCACGAATCACTTATCCACCGCCGTGCCCCTGCCCAGGGCCCGAtgcagcatcacggaggtcagtggaacacagaacgccgtcctcaagtcagagacggACACCaagactttaactgtaacacaaaggcttttacacacaggatctgaccacaggCTAGACCCAGAGAGACAGGAGCTGGGGAAACTGGGCTGTCCACTTGCTCCCAGATCAGAGTATTTACTTTACGGTAACCCGAGACCGAGGACGGTTCATTCCCATCGGGACCCAGGTAACGCGTTAGAGACTGGCAATGATCCGTCTTGTTCTTACtctacagagatggaccctggcaacatgcccttgggtttagagacacagactgatctgtctagagacgactggaaccagtacagtagtagtgtatactctaaAGGGTGCCAAGATGagaaaggggagggtctggttgtagatgaggtgactgtgaaagtggagggggATGCTCCTCTGGCATGGAATGTAGACGAGACTCACTTAGGAGAAGGACACTCACAaggcagagatttcttagattacaggggAAGCTTAAAGACTAATCTAAATGTCGCCACCCACTCCCCTTTAGACACATTCAGGGATCGCGACCCAGTGTCCACTTCGATGGGGTCTTCCGATTCACACGGCCGCGTCTTTTTTGATCAGGTTTTGAACTCAAACGACACGGCTAGAGCCCAGGCTCAGGGAGGGGTAACaacatcaggcaatagtaaagagaaacggttccgttgcatgttctgtaacaaaggcttcagctgccctCAGAAGGTGGAAAttcaccagagggtccacactggggagaaacccttcagctgtacccagtgtcacatgcgcttcgccctggctggcaacctgaagagacatcagagggtccacacaggggagaaacccttcagctgcccccagtgtgagaagagattctcccaggctggtgacctgaagaggcaccagagggtccacacaggggagaaacccttcagctgtacccagtgtgacATGCGCTTCGCCCTGGCTGGCaacctgaagatgcacctgaaggtccacacgggagaaaAGCAGTTTGCCTGTACACACTGCGGGAAGAgcttctcagagaggagctacctcagtatacaccagcagaaaaaccattccactctataa